The DNA window GGCAGCCGCGCCAAGGTGAGCGAGCACATTCGCACCCTGCTGCGCCGCGCCCAGGAACTAGGTGTCGCCGTTCACTTTGATATGGAGCAGTACCGCTACAAGGCTCTCACCCTGGCTATTCTCAAAGACATTTTGATGGAAGCTGAGTTTCGTCAGCGCGACGACCTAGGCGTTACCCTTCAGGCCTACTTACAAGACAGCTACAACGATCTGAAGGATCTGGTGATTTGGGCGAAAAATCGCGGCACCCCCGTCACCGTGCGCTTAGTGAAGGGTGCTTACTGGGATCAGGAAACCATCACCGCGCGGCAAAACGGCTGGCGTAGCCCGGTCTATAGCCAAAAAGTTTCTACCGACGCCAACTTTGAGCGCATGACCCGGCTGCTGCTGGAGAACCATCAGTATCTCTATGCCGCAATTGGCAGCCATAACGTGCGATCGCAGGCCCACGCTATGGCGATCGCCGAAGAACTCAACATTCCCCGCCGCAACATTGAGCTGCAAGTGCTCTACGGCATGGCCGACAAGCTGGCCAAAACTTTGGCTGACAAAGGCTACCGGGTACGAGTCTATGCTCCCTTTGGCGAGCTGATTCCGGGGATGTCATACCTAATTCGCCGCCTGCTGGAAAATACCGCCAACAGCTCATTCCTGCGGCAAAACCAGGAAGACGTGCCTGTAGAGACCCTGCTGGCGGCACCAGAGTTTGCTCCAGAAGATGCTCCCGGCAACACCGCGCATCCCCTACCTCATACCCCATACCCCAACGCCCCCGACCTCGACTTCGCGATCGTTACCAAACGCTCCCAAGCCACCGAAGCACTCAAAACCGTCCACGCCCAGCTCGGTCGTCGCTACAACCCGATCATCAACGGCGCAGCGGTTGATACCGAAGCTACGGCAGATTCGGTGAACCCCTCAAAGCCAGCGGAACTGGTTGGCAAACTGGGATTGGCCAGTCAAGAGCAGGCAGATGCGGCGATCGCCGCCGCCAAAGCGGCTTTCCCTGCCTGGGCTGCCACACCTGCAAAGGAGCGCGGAGCTATCCTGCGCCGCGCCGCTGATCTTATGGAAGAGCGCCGCCACGAACTCAACGCCTGGATGGTGTACGAAGTTGGCAAACCCCTGGGTCAGGCCGACCCTGAAGTCTCCGAAGCGGTCGACTTCTGCCGCTACTACGCTGACGAGATGGAGCGGCTTGACGCTGGGTACGCCTACGACTACCCCGGCGAAACCAACCGCTATCGCTACTTCCCACGCGGCATTGCAGTCGTGATCTCGCCTTGGAACTTTCCCCTAGCGATCGCCACCGGCATGACCGTCGCTGCTTTGGTTACCGGCAATTGCACCATCCTCAAACCCGCCGAAAATTCCGCTGTGATCGCCGCCAAGATCGCCGAAATTTTGATCGAAGCGGGCATGCCCCCTGGCGTGTTCCAGTACCTCCCGGCCCGAGGCTCTACCGTGGGCGCTCACCTAGTCAACCACCCCGACGTGCATCTAATTGCCTTTACCGGTTCCCGCGAAGTGGGCTGCCGCATCTACGCCGACGCGGCTCAATGGCGACCTGGCCAGCGCCACATGAAGCGCGTGATTGCCGAAATGGGCGGCAAAAACGGCATCATCATTGACGAAAGCGCTGACCTC is part of the Leptolyngbya subtilissima AS-A7 genome and encodes:
- the pruA gene encoding L-glutamate gamma-semialdehyde dehydrogenase produces the protein MVAPAIKPQTDSLQYEAKTLAIATALLGATREKKNLFAQMRDQMRWDDKIMDFAMGNPGLKVQLFRFIDALPALRSKPEIARHLQEYLSAEEVELPNALKGLLNFTNPDSVPGQLAATTVAPAVETLAYRYISGETIEKAIRAIERMRKDKLTFTMDLLGEAVITEEEAQAYLQRYLDLMAQLSNAAKNWKTVDAIDLADGKELAKVQVSVKLTAFYSQFDPLDAEGSRAKVSEHIRTLLRRAQELGVAVHFDMEQYRYKALTLAILKDILMEAEFRQRDDLGVTLQAYLQDSYNDLKDLVIWAKNRGTPVTVRLVKGAYWDQETITARQNGWRSPVYSQKVSTDANFERMTRLLLENHQYLYAAIGSHNVRSQAHAMAIAEELNIPRRNIELQVLYGMADKLAKTLADKGYRVRVYAPFGELIPGMSYLIRRLLENTANSSFLRQNQEDVPVETLLAAPEFAPEDAPGNTAHPLPHTPYPNAPDLDFAIVTKRSQATEALKTVHAQLGRRYNPIINGAAVDTEATADSVNPSKPAELVGKLGLASQEQADAAIAAAKAAFPAWAATPAKERGAILRRAADLMEERRHELNAWMVYEVGKPLGQADPEVSEAVDFCRYYADEMERLDAGYAYDYPGETNRYRYFPRGIAVVISPWNFPLAIATGMTVAALVTGNCTILKPAENSAVIAAKIAEILIEAGMPPGVFQYLPARGSTVGAHLVNHPDVHLIAFTGSREVGCRIYADAAQWRPGQRHMKRVIAEMGGKNGIIIDESADLDQAVQGVVYSAFGYSGQKCSACSRAIVVASVYDTFIHRLVEATRSLNVGEAVKPSTKVGPVIDANAQAKIKEYIEKGKAEATLALEMPTPADGYFVGPTVFTDVKPDAAIAQEEIFGPVLAVIKAQDFDDALRIANDTDYGLTGGLYSRTPSHIERVQNEFAVGNLYINRGITGAIVSRQPFGGFKMSGVGSKAGGPDYLLQFLEPRHVSENVQRQGFAPIEGVD